The Herpetosiphonaceae bacterium genome segment GCGTCATTTTGATATAGTTTGGATGAACGAAATGCAGCTCCTTGTTCACCATCAGTCCACCGGGCTTGAGCAAGGCATACGCTTTGCCGAAGAAGCCGTCGAGGCTATTGAAATGCACGATCACCTCATCGGTATAGATCGCGTCAAAGCCACGGTCGTCCTGATACTCCTGCCAGTGGCACACGTGAACCTGAGCGTCTACCCCGTGTTTTGCGATCCGCTCCTCGGCTGCCCGCTGCTGCATCGGCGAGAGCGTCAGCCCCACGCCCTGCACCCCATACTGCTTGCATAGATACACCAGCGGCCCGGCCCATCCGCACCCGACATCGAGGATGCGCTGTCCCGGCTGAAGCTGCATGAGCTGGGCCATCAGGTCCAGCTTCGCGGCCTGACTCGCGGTATCGGTGGTCGCGGTATCCCACACGTTGCAGGAATATACGTTCCACTCGCCGCCGGTGATGCGATAGAAAAAGGCTGGCGGCTGTTCGTAGTGGACATTGGTGCGGATCTGGTCTTCGTCGACGGAATAGGACTGGTAGAGTTGTTGTTCCGGCGTGACTAGATAGCGTTTGTGATTCGTCCGGGTACTCATACTGTGCTCCTTTCTTTCCTGCTACCATGCATAAACAGATTGGGACCGACGACGTCGAACCAGCCAGATAGACGCCGAAGGAGACGCGGCCAACCGCGCACCAAATGAATGAACAAAGGAACAAAGAACAAAGGAACAAAGAACAAAGGAACAAGCGAGAATCTTGAACCTTGAACTTTGAACTTTGAACTCGAAACTTAGATCATGCGCCTTAATGCTGCGCTACGGGCTGCGGAGCTGCACCTCTTCGGGCAGATCATACCAGCGCATCCGCTCACCGATCGCCGCGCGCGTCTTCCATTTCAGCGATTTGGGCGCGGTATCCAGGCTCCGGCGCAGCTCGTCGATGCGCTCCTGGATCGTCTGCCTGGCTGGACCAGGCAGTTCATAGCTGCTGGTGAAGGATCGCAGCTTGTCCAGGTTAATCGTGACGGTTTTCCACAGGCCCCAGTCATTGCCGCACAGCCCGCTGATGTGCGCCACGTTGATCGTTTCATGGTCTATCGCGCCCAGCGGATGATCGAGCAGCAGCGCAAGCAGGTCGCGCAGATCCTTCTCGTTGATCTGGACGATCTGAAGCTTCGTCAGCAGCAGCTCGGCCAGCGGCAGCGTCAGCGGCTCAAGCTGGAGCCGCTCGGTGATCGGGATGCGATGGCACATCTCAAAGCTGCCGACGAAGACATCGACCTGGCGCTCGTAGGCGGGATCGTAAAAGAGCAGCCGCGATGCGCCGTTGAGCAGGTTAAACGATTTATCGGGCGTGTAGCCCAGCCCGCTCAGCAGCGTCTCGGCGGCCTGGCCCTCGCGGCGCGGCGTTGCCAGATCGATATCCGGGTAGGAGCGGGCGAGTGTGCGATGCGTCGCGCTTGGCGCGTGCAGCCGGATCGCAAGACCGCCCAGCAGCCGGAGCGTCACGCCCTGCTCGTTCGCAACCGCGATAATCCGCTGGGCTTCGGCGGTAATATCAGCCCGATGGTCGCTGGATTCAGTCATAGCATTCTACTGCAACGTGTCACTAGATTGATCGTGATCGGCCTCGCAGGAGCGACCCGGCCAGATCGCCCCTACGGATCAGCCAGCATGTCGCCGCGATCTACTCGACGGGAATCTCCTTGTAGATCATGCTCATATCGA includes the following:
- a CDS encoding class I SAM-dependent methyltransferase; translated protein: MSTRTNHKRYLVTPEQQLYQSYSVDEDQIRTNVHYEQPPAFFYRITGGEWNVYSCNVWDTATTDTASQAAKLDLMAQLMQLQPGQRILDVGCGWAGPLVYLCKQYGVQGVGLTLSPMQQRAAEERIAKHGVDAQVHVCHWQEYQDDRGFDAIYTDEVIVHFNSLDGFFGKAYALLKPGGLMVNKELHFVHPNYIKMTRAGAFVNDIYGTTGNYRTLADELTLLYNAGFEAQALRQIPREHYHRTLDRWISNMRTHRSELVELVGTTHYRRFHTYLKLAHLIIKNMTLDIVVGQKPSSAT
- a CDS encoding nucleotidyltransferase family protein; translated protein: MTESSDHRADITAEAQRIIAVANEQGVTLRLLGGLAIRLHAPSATHRTLARSYPDIDLATPRREGQAAETLLSGLGYTPDKSFNLLNGASRLLFYDPAYERQVDVFVGSFEMCHRIPITERLQLEPLTLPLAELLLTKLQIVQINEKDLRDLLALLLDHPLGAIDHETINVAHISGLCGNDWGLWKTVTINLDKLRSFTSSYELPGPARQTIQERIDELRRSLDTAPKSLKWKTRAAIGERMRWYDLPEEVQLRSP